The Carassius carassius chromosome 37, fCarCar2.1, whole genome shotgun sequence genomic sequence ttttttaagttagttttattgaaataatatttcagaatattactgttttagcagccttggtgggcataagagacttcttcaaATACATGctcataattcataattttaaataattaacgaGCAATTAATTTAACAATTCTGATATTGTGCAAATGCTTAATGGTATTTTATTAATGGTATTTTGTTTGACCCAGGGTTATTAGAGTTAACTACATCTAAAGCTATTCAAAAACTTtttcattactttaaataaaataaatgctgaccgatataaaatatacattacataaaaaaaaattataactacaCCTGGAGcccttagaaaatgtaaaaacagaAAGCATAAGCTGATACCTTATCCTGAGCCACCAGGTCCCAGTGAAAAGCTTTTGTCCTCTCTGAAAGCGGCTTGGATTTGATGGGCAGCGGAGGGGGCAAAGGGGCAGAAGGGACAGGACCTGGCACTGCTGATGGCACAGGCAACGGCGGGGGCAAAACAAACGGATCCGGTGATGAGCACGTGGCTACTGGTGAGGTCACGGGCACTGCTGAGGGCGTCAGGTCTGGCTTGTGCACAGCTCTGTTCTGTGCTGTAAGCGTTGGCTGCGGTTCTGCTTCTGATGCTTCCAGGGAAGCCGTTTCTGGGTCTGGTGATGCTGACAAAGCTGCAGGAACAATCGGGGATGTTCTGGGCAAGCGTGGTCTCAATGAAGGTGGCACCCGTGGAGGTGCAAGCGGATCGTGGTTGTCCGGAGTCTTACTTTCTGACTCTTTAACATCCGTGAGATCTTTTTCTGGGGCTTCATAGAAGTGTTCAGGATGTGACTTTCTTTTCCAGTCCACACATAGCTGTTTGATCGCTTTGACCCAGGCATCTCGCTCATTTGTTATAGCCTCTGGGGTTATGTGGTCACTCTTTGGTATTCGGAACCTGACAAAGACAAATAAAGAGTGTTGTTGAGTAACATTCGGTCTCACAATCTTTTACTCTTCACTATTACTTACACAAAGTCATTCTTGTCGTTGTGCAGGGTGAAGGTGTCTGTGTTGCAGGGGATGTCCACCCTGACATTACCGTCGGAGAGATGGATGACAAGAGCTGCCCCATCACCCCCAGTACACCTGATATTATCCACACTGGTGTAAATGTCTGAGAGACTCCAGACAAAATCGCTGGAGGAAACAGACACACCTGCATCACTGCTGGAAAACTGCTGAATGACTGGGAACAAGGTCAGCTGACCAGGCTGAAGATTAGCCTCATATCTAAGAGTGAAGAACAAGAGTGAATGGACCTTATAaagcacagtaaaaacagtaatattatgaaacatttctcttgaaatgtttatttagttCTTCTAGTTTATTCagattaatataatacattttacaattccAGCGATGTGCATTTTTTTCTAAAGTGAATCAGAATAAGTGAATAATCGATAATGTAAACAATGATTGGTCATGATTACGCAATTTTTTGGTAAATTTGAAAATTAGTAACAACTCTACAACACTGGGTCAAATAGGTAGTTTGTTTTTAATCTGATGTTATTCTCCTTATTTTTCCTGTAAGAGCTATTTGTAAATTGACTGTGTCTGGGATAATCAACTTCTAGCTAtcattttgctgcttgatattgcaaactagtgtttcttaaaaattaattttaatatagtaTCTTAGTTTTGAGCACAGTGGCTTGTAGTGCAAACAGTACTctttactgcactttgttcttcTATTTGCTATTTCCTGACAGCAACTAATGAACCTGAAGTCTTGCACATTTACAGAACAAAACTTTCGCATTGGAAAATAAGGCAgataaataaactatttaaaatacactgtGCATTAAATGATGCGAGGCCAAGTGCTGAACACCCGTAAAGGAGGTTATGACGAAAATAGCTTGTTGTGATTATTCTAGTACCGTAATCTGCAGGCAGTCTAAAAATGAAAGCCTCTAAAGTGATTTTCTTTAGTCTTCAGCCATTCATATAACCCTaaagaaaaattttatttttaagaaaaaaataaaataatatgagaaCAATATTTGAGAATTTGAATTTTTCAAGGATTATCCTTGAGAACATTCTTACAAACTTCATATTTATCTTTCATTATAAGATTTGAGTTAACCCTAGTTCCTATATATGAtccagtggtaaaaaaaaaaaaaaaaaagaagcaagaaAAAAAGCATACTATAATTTAAACCTTATGGTCAGGAGTTTGTTTAAAAAGTTTGAGTGAGCAGAATGCCTGTCTTAGTGAGTAACTAAACCCACTAAAATGTTAACAAACATGGCCTAAAGGTGATTTATCAGTGATGAGATGTTTGTGACTTATGTTCCAGAATAACTAGTTTAACAACTGCTAAGCACTAGTAACAAAAAGGAGTTAAAATTGTGCATACTTCTTCCATTTGAATGATGCCAGTCCTCCTCTCTGCAGTAGTAGAAGGCCCTCTTTGAGGTTGCCAGGAGTTGGAGGCAGCTGTTCATTTTGCATTTCAACCGAGTTCACATTCTCAAGAAGGCTGTAGATGTTATTGAAGATGACCTGATTCACCAGCTGCATGATCTGAAGGTCATCCGAAACACAGTTTGATCTATTATCATCAGATAAGCATGCAAACTCATAATAAAATTGATTTAGAAATGGCAGCAGATCTgctatgtatttaaataaatatttttacaagaaatgtactctcaacctcaggccatccaagatgtagattagtttgtttgttcatcagaacagatttggagcaatgtagcattacttgctcaccaatgttcttctgcagtgaatgggtgccgtcagaataagagtccaaacagctgataaaaataatccacaagaacactacagtccatcaattaacattttgttaagtgaaaagctgcttgtttttaagaaacaaatccatcattaaggcattttaaattcaaaccacTGCTTTTGGCCTATCTATTATTTTGCTTTCTCCAGTGGAATAGCCTAGAAAATTGACCAACATCTatatttagaactgttttggactgttttcagataagcttgatctgtgcatatttaccTCCTGATTTagacaagacaactttttcactggaaaaaatgactttttgctggaagcaatggttttaaGGTTAAGGAAATAAaatcttaaagggttactccaccctaaaatgaaaattttttcataaatcacttactcccatgtcATTCCAGACTCGTAAAAGCTccattcatcttctgaacacaatttaagatattttggatgaaaacctggaggcttgagaccagtgttgggagtaactgCATTTAAGTATAACGGGGTTACTAACGGAGTTAAATTTTGAGTGACGgagtaatttaattaattacgTTTCCCATCATTGCAAcgccgttatctttactgagaatggAAAGTGTCGCGTTACTATAATTTGATTGAATAAagcgcgaggtgtcatgctttggctagtggctacacatcagctgcctgacaccgATGCAAATctgatgatgattggctgggtgggcggtgccctgctcacgctgtctcactgcacgctctgacaaccaATAAACACAAGACGACGTCAGCGATAATGACGTTCTCGAATTGGAATTACCGGATATTAAAGGCAAGattgtttctgtaacatgcacgctattcccaggaaaaaagactttatccacatctgcctcaagcaactcaaatcttatgaaccacctcacatcaacacatgctaacatgttactgtactgaatatttaatgctgtgttcaaacCAGACGCAACTTGCGCAAATAAATCGCGCTATTCATGCATAGTTgcacgcttgaacattttgagatcatacgcttcattcgcgcgtgaaattaacttcacaacagatgaGAATTCGCatcatgggggggcttctgccagttgagttcacgcagcattttcaaccatcatttttattctgataattttctaaatattactgttatcgtgtcatgaaatgtagttttaaaagtacttcatgcgagaatgtagttgttttaaactcaaatatgcggttaaGTATAAAGACAgcttctatttaaaaatgtgtttagctgATTTTCGAAGGTTGTCTATTCGtttctttgcattgacttaacattgaaatcacgcGTGCCGAATGCTCTATTtgtgtctggtgtgaacgcaccacaAGAGTTtgatagtgttctgtttattgtgcagtaactttaggcctaatatacagttacagagatttgcactaatggccaggtttccctttgtttctttttacccaagtttaaatttgtttgtcttaattttgtccttgaattttattttcaatatttattgtttatatgtttttatttctatgcatattaTAAGGCAGGCTGCAATCGACTGacttcaaataaatacagcatttttctaaaatacttatagtgtttttattcttcatcagttaatataaacatcttatatattaaagatgttatagcgttatagaacataaaaataacgtcacagttactttgctgagtaactaattacttttacaatttactaagttactaactcaattacattttgggcgaagtaatttgtaactgtaagtaattactttttttaaagtaagatgaccaacactgcttgagactgtcccatagacgggaacactttttgtaagcgaagaaaacaaaaataacaactttattcaataattcctttatcaacggtctcctctgtgttactccatatcaccgtgctgCATGTGCTCTTCTGCAGTCAtccgcaccacaaggatgcgctgttttaaTTCAAATCAAAGCTTTGAAAAGCAAAGCATCAAAGCATTTTGCCGTCACTTCATACAACctagattgcacgtctgatggcagatggagtattctgacgatgacTTTTCATTACTTTTATGGACCtcgacactgttatttacttggcagtctatgggacagtctcaagcctccaggatttcatccaaaatatcttaaattgtgttccgaagacgaacagagCTTTTATGGTTTGGAACAACGTGGGGGTAGTAAGTgattaattacctttttttttttttttggagtggcGTAACCCTTAAATgaaggatttgtttcttaaaaaaaagcagcttttcacttcacaaaatgttaattgatggactggagtcatggaTTATTTtgatcagatgtttggactctcattctgatggcacccattcactgcagaggaaccattggtaagcaagtgatgtaatgctacatttctccaaatcaagtaaataaacaaactcatctccaACTcggatagcctgagggtgagtaatttagcatttctgggtgaactattcctttactgATCTGGTACAGAATTGAAATTCAGTCCCCGTAGCATGTGATGTTCTCACCTGCTGCTTGTCCTCTAAGGACGCCGCTTCCAGCTCATAGTCAGACCGATCTCTAAACGAAATCGAGAACTTGGTACCTGGTGCATCGTGGCAGTTTTTCACCTCAGAAAAACAGAGCTGTCGTTTCACAATGCCTTTCTCAATGCTGCACAAAAGGCTTGTGCTGAAATCAATCTGAAGGAAAAAGGTGTGCATTTGTTATATGTGATTTCTAGAGACCAGAGCTGTATAAGAGCAGTTCAGTGTGTAGATACACACCTGCAACACCCGTTTCTGCCATATGTAGCGGTTGAACTTACGAACACTGAAGTTGTACTGTGACTGTTTTTCCTACAACAGAGATATCAATGACAATGTTAAACAAAGAGTTCAAGAAATAACTATAATACTTCCTCTTAAAAACTGGATGAGGACTGATTACAATCACCATAGAAAGCCTCTTAAAATATTAGGGCTCGTACCACGAAGACTGGTTGAACAACTAATCATTTCCTTAAAAAGAACGGTGTCAAAACATTTCAAAGCTCTTTAGAAAAATGTGACTAATTCAGTCCAGCTGTGCTCTGAATGGCTTACACACCCATTTTGCTGAcctattttatgattattttcttttaaatcaatGCTGATAAGATCTTTAAATCTTCATTTAACATTACGGTCAAGAGTTTTAAACATAGCCCATACTGCACCTCCGGCTCAGAGTTCCTCTGCTTGTGTAACGTGCCATTGTTAGCCCGCATCAGAGCTTCATCGATACTCATTTGGCCTGATTTCACCCAGTTCATGACATTCAGCTGCATTTCGTTGCTAAGCTGTAGAAACAATGAGAGTTTAAGTCAAGAGCTGTGATTATTCATAAAACAAGCACATGCAGTCTCCATGCAACAACATTGTTTGGTAACTACGAACTCGCTCACAAATTGTTGAAATGAGGAAGTTTACCTTTTTTTATGAAAGTTCACATCAGAATGATTTGTGGACACCAATTTATATGACACGTTATACACATAACACATTATAGAGacgatgtttttttcttttgttttatgtcGTATTAAATGCACTAATTTGTTAATGAAAGTGAAAATTCATAACATTAGATTAATTTACAGCCCTGTCAAATGTTTTTGACATTTGATAGTCCTACCCATTTTATGTATTCACATAAACactttatttaaaagattatctGTTCTATTTCAACAAAGTTGTTGTTAAACAGACTTTTTTATATTGAATACTTGCTAAATAAAcctgttattaataataaaaaggtcCTTACCTGAGGAACATGCACCGACTTTCTGTTATCCATGCTTTTTCATTGGACTTGAAGCATGTGAGAtcacccatcaagtgttgtcAAATAGTAAACTTACTGAGGACTGCATGCATCTGAAACGGGATGCATGTTTATGTGAGAGAGAACTAGGTATGCTTGTATGGCATGCAGATTTATTACTAGGCAACTTCCTTAAATGCATCTtacctgaagaagaaaaaaaaagagaaaaagatgaAGTCATACACCTCCACCCTTTATCTGACTTCTCATCTTTCTGTGGGACACGCAATGTCCCTCCCTCAGTTGGAGAATCAGAGTGATTCTCTGCTGCTGTCTCAATATATAGTTGGTTGTACTctcacatttgaaataaaacatgtATTTCCGAATAAGTTTAAGCAAGCATTTCAGCTTAAATATACAGTAGGCTGTAATGTTTTACAGGTTAAAGCCCTAATCTGTAAAgacaaaattgaattaaatatgtaaatagtttttaaaaatcaAGTTGAAGTCAAGTATTGTCTCATAGAACCTAAATCCTTAtatttttctctctgtgtctcactctgaattttttttcctcacaaaaaaaacaaaacaaaaattcaataaaaattataaaaccagcgattaaacattatatatatacgtgtgtgtgtctgtgtgtgtgtgtgtgtgtgtgtgtgtgtgtgtgtgtaatagccTAACGCATATAAAACTGTAAACAGACACAATGCTTGTCATTCTTCAATGATTGTATCATAGTGCTGAAGATCTGCGGCGCCTCCTAGTGTTTAGACAGAGAAGTGACTCGGAACTAAATTTATTTGGATGAATGaatttcactttcatttctgTAAAAAGATCCGCTTTGTGACTAGGGCTGTTCGATTGGGAATTGATTCCAAGAATCGATTCATCACTGTTGCTTTCGATTCTTttccaattcttttttttttttttttttttttttttttttagattaaaggaacctaatctcaccatgatgactgcaggataggtcgtataatgtatccttcctataatatgaagctgaaaaaaaaaattacgataCGAAAATTTTAGTTTCTTTCAGCTTTGCCCATGAAATTAATCATAGCCCAGATCAGCAGGGGCATGCTTTTATCGCATGAATTAAATAAGACAAGaagtgtctaaaataaatgtgcacagttcAGCTTAATGAAGTTTACTTTGTATACTTTGCATATTAACAAACtgtacactgaaacaaaataaccagAACATTATGACTGATAGAGCTCATGGTTTATCCGTCAATCAGATGCGCTCtcggccatatatatatatatatatatatatatatatatatatatatatatatatatatatatatatatatatatatatatatacatatatatataattgaaaattatcttttatctcacaatttttgtAATTATGGATTTGGTGAATTGTGCTTCAAAAACGGAAGGCTACACcctaaaattcaaatgatcaGTACCGACtcgttttctttgtttattttcgtgaatttaaatgtgtgcagccTTTGTCGGATGTAGCCTTCCGTTTGAGAGACTCCCATAGATAAGCTTTCTTGAACTGAAAAAGACTCCCCTTGATGGAATCGATTCCCAACGCCTCGGAATCGACGAATCAAAAATAATCGATTCCCAGCCCTATTTGTGACTTATGTTTGTGACATGCAAAGGGTTGTCCTCATGTCCTGGCCTGGGTCACACCGTCCGGAGTGAAGAACACTAACTCTTAGTTATCTGTGAgtattttctctttatttgtgATATAGCCTACCGACAGCTTCCTATTCGATCATACATTTTACCTGCTTATAAACgcttaaagtttttattattattgaacttTTATATcatgtaaattaaacaaaattggtAGTCATATATTGCCTCGACAAACCAACAGATACTCATCGGGCAGACAGTAAGAAAATAACCGTTGAAATTTTAAAATCTGAGATTCCCGCTTCAGGATCGTGACGGCTGTCAAGGCAATTTGTAGTTGTGGCATCGATAGATATAGTTTAACTCGATATGTGCCACCGTAAtaaaaaggaacaaaataaaaCGACATAAATTCCAGAagtttatttcattataattgtACATGCATGCTATGTTGTAGTGAATATTCATGAACTTAACCGAAGAACCAACGCAGCTCATTCAAACACTCTGAAACTAGTGATCGCCAATTCAAACTCTGAAATATCagaataattaaaatatgtaatttaattggcTGTGAAGTAAATTTTAAGATGTGTTGTCGAATAAATGAGTGAACGAAAACAGTCCAATACAAACGtgtaaaattacagtaaattataAGTGGCGTTTATTTTGTGACTAGAAATGTATTGTGGGCTAACTGCTTTATGAATAACGTTAACTATTTTACCGTTTTGCTGTCTAAGGTTACTCTTTCATTATGAAAACTGTCGCAAAGACCAATACAGTTTCTGAATTAAAGTTTTCTTGTACAGGACAGATAACAATCAAGTACTTTAACATAAATAGCTGTTTCTAGACACTATAGCATTTCATTTTCGAagataaaattgttttttattaccTTATCTATGACATGAATTTAAACACATCCCAGATATGACTGTGGTTCGACTTTTGTTTTTAGGAAAAGGAAATGTACAAGTTAACACACCAGTTAGACCAGTTTATTGTAATGAATGAAAAGTGTTGTTAGCAACTTTTGAACTATCGCCATACCTACTGTGAAGTATTTTCTTATGGGATGAACAAAATACCTGTATACTTTGTGGTAAACAAAAACtcatgtaaaatttaaaaaaaaaatacatcaaatcacaattataaccagTAGACAGCAGAAGCGGAGCACCTACTGTCTCATTAGTCATTCATTTATACTTTTTCTCTATATTTGGAATttataaaatcactattataaaatatcaaatcatcaagaaatcagattttgtcagaatgttacacttttttgtgtatgaagtaaaaaaaagtatcatactTTATTTCAATTTGCTACTAAATCACACATAATCACTGAAGTTGGTCAGTTCCATATGCTAGAAATataatggtacatttaataaGAATGGAATATATACACTGTCTGTatataaaaattagattttgcacctgttactgttttttttatacatcttAACTAAAGCTTAGTGCTTAAACAAGAATGAACAAGAatgaacatgaaatattattagtaactgcacttattaatgcaaaatagtaatttttttattaaattatctttattttgaaTACCCCCACAGCTACCAATTCTGCTCCTGGTGCCACCATCTGCAGAACTTTGTGGTACTGGTATAACTGCTCTCAAATGTAAGTCTGGAGCCCTGCAATTTTTGGTAGTTTTAACActgtttgttgttttcttgtgGCATCGCATAGAGTGTTTGGACATGGAAGCGGCGATGcatgacgtcagacttaacaatcAGATATCCACCCAAAGCTCTGGCCATATTAGTAAACACTATTAGCATTATCTACGTACATTGTTCAATTCAGCAATGTAGAGGGTATATTGTTATTGTTTGCCTTTTCAGCCATGGCATCCTCCGGTGATCCACTAAATGAGGAGCTCCAGTGCTCCATCTGTCTGGATGTGTTCAATGATCCGGTCACCACTCCATGTGGACACAACTTCTGCAGAACCTGCTTGAACAAATGCTGGAAAACCAATCCACGCTGTTTCTGCCCAATCTGTAATGCAATATTCAACAAAAGACCTAATCTCAAGATTAATACAACACTCAGAGAGGTTGTACAACACTTTAAGGAGAAGCTTAAACTAGAAACACCTGAGGTGTTCTGTGACATCTGCGATGAAAGAAAGCAGAAAGCCCTTAAGACCTGCTTGGTGTGTCAAAGCTCTTACTGTGAAGCTCACCTGAAACCTCATCACAGAGTCCCACGTCTAAAGAAACACGCACTGATCGATGCTGTGGAGAATCTGGAGCATTATATATGCCAGAAACACGAGAGACCATTGGAGTTGTTCTGCAGAGAtgaccagacgtgtgtgtgtctgtcctgCACTGAAGGTGACCACAGAAATCACAGCACTGTTCCTATAAATGAGGAGAGTCAAGAGAAGAAGGCAAGAAATACAAACACTATAAAAGAGCCCGTGAAATGCAATGCATGTTGACAGGTTGAAGATCTCACCCGTCTTTCATTCCATCTCCTAGAAGTTGATTTTGTCAGGTTTTTTCAAATCTAAATTACCCTTTAAACTGTTAGACatggaataaaatatacaaaaacacaattttgaattgattttgaactttaaatgattaaaaaaattcatttaaggCTTTATTTAATTTGAGAGATAAATGCTTCTATGGTTTTCTCTGTTTGTAGAATCAGATCGTTAAGACACAGACAAATTTGCAGCAGATGATCGAGGACAGAATGAAGAAGACTCAAGAGATCATGCTCTCAGTAGAGATGAGAAAGGTGAATAGAAGAAcaaataatgtataattattagtGTTCTAACATTTCTATCTTCTTTATAATGGTTTTTGAATGAACCCATATCTAAATACTTAAAAGATTAATTTTATAATTGATCTCACAGAAAGAGAAATCGACCAGTGATGAGCTCTTCACTTATCTAAGCCGCTCCTTTGAGAGATTTAAGTCTGAGCTGTCGGACAAAATGGAGAAGCAGCAGAAATCAACAGAGAAACAGGCCAAAGATCTTATTAGAGAGCTGCAGCAGGAAATCTCTGAGCTAAAGAGGAGAAACACTGAGCTGGAACAGCTCTCACAGACTGAGGATGATCTCCACCTCCTACAGGCCTGTGAACATCTCTTATTAATGATAAAGCATATGCGTTATAAAACGCTTTTCATgctgatacatttttttctatcTCCTCTTGCAGATGTACTCATCCATTTGCACTCCTATAGGAACTAAAAACTGGACAGAGATCAGTACTGACTTTAATACGAATGTGTGCACTCTCAATAAAGCTCTAATTCAGCTGAAGGAATTTGAAATTGTACATAAAAGTCTTGGCCAAACTGGTAAGTCAATATGAAACCCTGTGTATAAACTACATTTGTTCATGGGTTAAATGCAGCTGCAGCTCTATTGATGGCATGTGACATTCTTTTCAGAGGAAATAAATGTGGACACATCGATTAGTTTGTAAAATTAAAGTTTAgagtacaatttaaagtaaatacaCTTATACATTAAGGTCACTgaatgaacataaaaaaataataatttcaatttcaaatgagAGTATAAGTATTTGAATATAACTATAGCACCTTTCATCGTAAAATTATGTTTTAGCATAAAACTGGTGATACAATTGTCCATTTATATTGtaacattaaataaacaataatgattTTCCACCAACAGTGACATAAATAGACCaagtgcaactttttttttcttcatttttacaaACTGAGGGACGAGTTAGCATCACTGTCTGAGGTCAACAGATTCAGCAATATGTAACAGTTGTTTCTCAAAGTCTCATTGACATTTGTGTCCACAGTGTTGAAAATGATGCAGCAGTATGCAGGTACAGTCTTTGAGCTGCATTTCTCATATACAGCACACTTACTTTGCATTTATAAACTAATTTGCTGAATGCTTTTTCATATTCCCTGATCTCTCTCTTAGTGGACGTGACTCTAGATCCCGATACAGCTTATCCTGAACTCATCTTGTCTAAGGATGGAAAACAGGTCCTTCATGGAAACATTAAACAGAACCTTCCTAACTATCCAAAGAGATTTGATTCATGTTTAGATATTCTGGGAAAAGAGGCTTTCTCTTCAGGGAAATTTTATTTTGAGGTGCAGGTGAAGGGCAAGACTGAGTGGGATTTAGGAGTGGCCAGAGAATCCATCAATAGGAAGGGGAAGGTCAGACTGAGTCCTGAGGATGGATGCTGGACTTTGGTTCTGAGGAATGAGAATCAATATAAAGCTTGTGAAAATCCCTGTGTCTCTTTGTCTCAGAGAGAGACGCTTGAGAAGGTTGGTGTGTTTGTGGATTATGAAGAGGGTCTGGTCTCTTTTTATGACGTGGAGTCCAGCTCTCATATCTACTCTTTCACTGGTCAGTCTTTCACTGACAAACTCTATCCATTCCTCAGCCCATGTTATAACGATGAAGGTAAAAACTCAAGCCCACTGATCATTTCACCTGTcctttcaaataaatgaataaacataccaaacatgaagCACTTGATCTGAAAGATTAAATATGCACATGTTGTAAAaggacaagaaaaataaaaaaataaatctgcatgcCAAGTCAAAAAGATGTGCTTGCTAAATTCAAAGTAGCAAGGCTTTGAATCTAAGATCCATGATCAAGATTACGAACCATTTCTAGCCAGTCACATCAGATTTAAAACCTATGTGACTAATCTGGAGTCAGGTGAAGATGACATAATGTCAATGTcaagaaatgtaaaaatttgtGCTCCTTGTTAACATGTCCCAAATAAAGACTAGTAGATCATTGACGTACAGTGATAATGTGGTCTGGTGTATGCAGTCTGAAGTTGAACTCTGTGGCCAAAATCTGTTTGGTCTGATTGGGAG encodes the following:
- the LOC132118513 gene encoding uncharacterized protein LOC132118513 isoform X1 codes for the protein MDNRKSVHVPQLSNEMQLNVMNWVKSGQMSIDEALMRANNGTLHKQRNSEPEEKQSQYNFSVRKFNRYIWQKRVLQIDFSTSLLCSIEKGIVKRQLCFSEVKNCHDAPGTKFSISFRDRSDYELEAASLEDKQQKNIGEQVMLHCSKSVLMNKQTNLHLGWPEIMQLVNQVIFNNIYSLLENVNSVEMQNEQLPPTPGNLKEGLLLLQRGGLASFKWKKYEANLQPGQLTLFPVIQQFSSSDAGVSVSSSDFVWSLSDIYTSVDNIRCTGGDGAALVIHLSDGNVRVDIPCNTDTFTLHNDKNDFVFRIPKSDHITPEAITNERDAWVKAIKQLCVDWKRKSHPEHFYEAPEKDLTDVKESESKTPDNHDPLAPPRVPPSLRPRLPRTSPIVPAALSASPDPETASLEASEAEPQPTLTAQNRAVHKPDLTPSAVPVTSPVATCSSPDPFVLPPPLPVPSAVPGPVPSAPLPPPLPIKSKPLSERTKAFHWDLVAQDKIEKSMWSCRNPRKIEIDTSRLYELFGVKETARIARSESISTMEIMLNSKIAHNFNIFLRSFPVHPKELKDKLLIINEEEGGLSDEHIASLRRYIPTPDDTEMYKSHKGDPSEMHVVDQYMMEMCNIPNLSARLDLLLTLRELPICMEDLTPLIIQKIRMCQQLWACESFVSVLEYLLAVGNYLNQNAGKDRAKGFRLSSLTKLSQLRGNNRKFTLLHALVEQIMLREPCLATFFLELAEFETVPGASVKGLTAEVDVVKNEFQKIVQYRKTYSKSKNEVNQPKFFKDLKAAIEKHEADLRQLMKRCEEMRKLYTDILIKFGEPLDQDSQEVFGWICQFIGDFKKVYSEYAQ
- the LOC132118513 gene encoding uncharacterized protein LOC132118513 isoform X2, whose amino-acid sequence is MDNRKSVHVPQLSNEMQLNVMNWVKSGQMSIDEALMRANNGTLHKQRNSEPEEKQSQYNFSVRKFNRYIWQKRVLQIDFSTSLLCSIEKGIVKRQLCFSEVKNCHDAPGTKFSISFRDRSDYELEAASLEDKQQIMQLVNQVIFNNIYSLLENVNSVEMQNEQLPPTPGNLKEGLLLLQRGGLASFKWKKYEANLQPGQLTLFPVIQQFSSSDAGVSVSSSDFVWSLSDIYTSVDNIRCTGGDGAALVIHLSDGNVRVDIPCNTDTFTLHNDKNDFVFRIPKSDHITPEAITNERDAWVKAIKQLCVDWKRKSHPEHFYEAPEKDLTDVKESESKTPDNHDPLAPPRVPPSLRPRLPRTSPIVPAALSASPDPETASLEASEAEPQPTLTAQNRAVHKPDLTPSAVPVTSPVATCSSPDPFVLPPPLPVPSAVPGPVPSAPLPPPLPIKSKPLSERTKAFHWDLVAQDKIEKSMWSCRNPRKIEIDTSRLYELFGVKETARIARSESISTMEIMLNSKIAHNFNIFLRSFPVHPKELKDKLLIINEEEGGLSDEHIASLRRYIPTPDDTEMYKSHKGDPSEMHVVDQYMMEMCNIPNLSARLDLLLTLRELPICMEDLTPLIIQKIRMCQQLWACESFVSVLEYLLAVGNYLNQNAGKDRAKGFRLSSLTKLSQLRGNNRKFTLLHALVEQIMLREPCLATFFLELAEFETVPGASVKGLTAEVDVVKNEFQKIVQYRKTYSKSKNEVNQPKFFKDLKAAIEKHEADLRQLMKRCEEMRKLYTDILIKFGEPLDQDSQEVFGWICQFIGDFKKVYSEYAQ
- the LOC132118520 gene encoding E3 ubiquitin-protein ligase TRIM69-like, whose translation is MASSGDPLNEELQCSICLDVFNDPVTTPCGHNFCRTCLNKCWKTNPRCFCPICNAIFNKRPNLKINTTLREVVQHFKEKLKLETPEVFCDICDERKQKALKTCLVCQSSYCEAHLKPHHRVPRLKKHALIDAVENLEHYICQKHERPLELFCRDDQTCVCLSCTEGDHRNHSTVPINEESQEKKNQIVKTQTNLQQMIEDRMKKTQEIMLSVEMRKKEKSTSDELFTYLSRSFERFKSELSDKMEKQQKSTEKQAKDLIRELQQEISELKRRNTELEQLSQTEDDLHLLQMYSSICTPIGTKNWTEISTDFNTNVCTLNKALIQLKEFEIVHKSLGQTVLKMMQQYAVDVTLDPDTAYPELILSKDGKQVLHGNIKQNLPNYPKRFDSCLDILGKEAFSSGKFYFEVQVKGKTEWDLGVARESINRKGKVRLSPEDGCWTLVLRNENQYKACENPCVSLSQRETLEKVGVFVDYEEGLVSFYDVESSSHIYSFTGQSFTDKLYPFLSPCYNDEGKNSSPLIISPVLSNK